A stretch of Desulfofalx alkaliphila DSM 12257 DNA encodes these proteins:
- a CDS encoding response regulator, which yields MDVMAKNKKVIKFIIADDHILMREGLAKIISMEPDLKMVGEAADGAQAIELARNIDVDIILMDINMPNVNGIEATRVIKKEKPHIGIIALTIHDQEEYLFELIRCGISGYVLKDVSPDDLVKTIRGVAAGQSFIPPSLTTKVFQEFNRLANQRDQQHRHYGLTDRELDVLHQVAKGLANKDIANVLYISEKTVKNHLTNIFQKIGVNDRTQAALFAIKHNLVED from the coding sequence ATGGATGTGATGGCTAAGAACAAGAAAGTAATTAAGTTTATAATAGCAGATGACCACATATTGATGAGAGAAGGGCTGGCAAAAATAATTTCTATGGAACCGGATCTCAAAATGGTAGGAGAAGCGGCAGACGGTGCCCAGGCCATTGAGCTGGCCCGGAACATCGATGTGGATATTATTTTAATGGATATAAACATGCCCAATGTAAATGGCATTGAGGCCACCAGAGTAATTAAAAAAGAAAAACCCCATATAGGCATTATAGCGCTGACCATACACGATCAAGAGGAATATTTGTTTGAGTTAATTCGCTGTGGTATTTCAGGCTATGTGTTAAAGGATGTCAGCCCCGACGACTTAGTTAAGACCATTCGGGGTGTAGCAGCCGGGCAATCCTTTATTCCCCCTTCCCTCACAACCAAGGTATTTCAAGAGTTTAACCGCCTGGCAAACCAGCGGGATCAACAACATCGTCATTACGGCTTAACTGACCGGGAACTGGATGTGCTGCATCAGGTGGCCAAAGGCCTGGCCAACAAAGATATTGCCAATGTGCTTTATATAAGCGAAAAGACTGTGAAGAACCACCTCACCAATATTTTTCAAAAAATAGGGGTTAACGACCGCACCCAGGCAGCACTTTTTGCCATTAAACATAATTTGGTAGAAGATTAA
- a CDS encoding sensor histidine kinase — MLDLKQLDEVIKKAIRAVENSKEQIYQIGEDARKDYHRVKIELLKVQEETTEIIIKVDELQKKFEKARYKLAEVSQNFHLYGEDKLRECYERADRVKDELYAQREKEILLRQQRDNLEQQLKMLERAVLRTEELISNIGVALKFLTNDLEDLSAKIGDIQQIQELGLSIIRAQEEERKRVAREIHDGPAQSMANIVMRAEFCLKLLEQNPSQVQHELCSLIDLVRNNLQDVRKIIFDLRPMVLDDLGLIPALKRYIEQYNEQYGIYVELAVFGRERRLDNWLEVALFRVIQESLTNIKKHSGAKTAVIKIEFLSKKVSLLIRDDGKGFDKERILAEKRDEAFGLVGMRERIQLLKGKLNIKSAPGQGTEISLFVPI, encoded by the coding sequence ATGTTAGATCTTAAGCAACTGGACGAGGTAATAAAAAAGGCCATTAGGGCAGTGGAAAACAGTAAAGAACAGATATATCAAATCGGTGAAGACGCCCGTAAAGATTACCACCGGGTTAAGATAGAGTTGTTAAAGGTGCAAGAGGAAACCACCGAAATTATTATTAAGGTGGATGAACTACAAAAAAAATTTGAAAAGGCCAGATACAAGCTGGCTGAAGTAAGTCAAAACTTTCATCTTTATGGCGAAGATAAGCTTAGGGAATGCTATGAAAGGGCAGACAGGGTAAAAGACGAGCTCTATGCCCAGCGTGAGAAAGAAATATTATTGCGCCAGCAGCGGGATAATTTAGAACAGCAGTTAAAAATGTTAGAAAGGGCCGTACTTCGTACCGAGGAATTGATTTCTAACATCGGTGTTGCCTTAAAGTTTTTAACAAACGACCTAGAAGACCTAAGCGCAAAAATAGGTGACATCCAGCAAATACAGGAACTGGGCTTATCTATTATTAGAGCCCAAGAGGAAGAGCGCAAACGGGTAGCCCGGGAAATCCACGACGGTCCGGCCCAAAGCATGGCCAACATTGTAATGCGGGCAGAGTTTTGCCTTAAGTTACTGGAGCAAAACCCCTCCCAGGTGCAGCATGAATTATGTAGTTTAATAGACTTGGTACGCAACAACTTACAAGATGTAAGAAAGATTATTTTTGATCTTCGTCCCATGGTCCTGGACGATTTAGGACTTATACCTGCCTTAAAAAGATACATAGAGCAGTATAATGAACAGTATGGTATATATGTGGAATTGGCAGTATTCGGCCGGGAAAGGCGGTTAGACAATTGGCTGGAAGTGGCCCTTTTCAGGGTAATACAAGAGTCATTAACCAATATTAAAAAACACTCCGGTGCTAAAACAGCGGTAATTAAAATAGAATTTTTGTCTAAGAAAGTCAGCCTTTTAATTAGGGATGACGGCAAAGGTTTTGATAAAGAAAGAATACTGGCTGAAAAAAGAGATGAAGCCTTTGGTTTGGTCGGTATGCGAGAGCGCATTCAATTGTTAAAGGGTAAGTTAAATATTAAGTCTGCCCCTGGTCAGGGCACAGAGATAAGTTTGTTTGTACCCATATAA
- a CDS encoding Mrp/NBP35 family ATP-binding protein — MSNSCSTCKDNQSGTCSSNPDSCSAPQKLAANDSTMVKNIIAVMSGKGGVGKSSVTSLLAVSLAKQGYKVGILDADITGPSIPKMFGVVERPGKGTGIGFEPPKSSLLGIKIMSLNLLLENEDDPVIWRGPIIAGAVKQFWTDVEWGKLDYLLLDLPPGTGDVPLTVMQQIPLNALVIVTSPQDLASMVVRKAVRMVELIEPPVPILGMVENMSYFVCPHCKEESQIFGKGHGESADKLNLPMLAVLPIDGKFADLCDKGRIEEYETDAFKNFPQLMNQLNSGVS; from the coding sequence ATGAGTAACAGTTGTTCCACATGCAAAGACAATCAATCGGGAACCTGCAGTTCAAACCCTGACAGTTGTTCCGCACCGCAAAAGTTAGCTGCCAACGATTCTACCATGGTCAAAAACATCATTGCCGTCATGAGCGGCAAGGGCGGAGTAGGTAAGTCATCGGTTACCTCTTTGTTGGCAGTGAGCCTTGCTAAACAAGGCTATAAGGTGGGCATTTTGGATGCCGACATCACAGGCCCCAGCATCCCCAAAATGTTCGGTGTTGTTGAAAGGCCCGGCAAAGGTACAGGCATTGGCTTTGAGCCACCCAAAAGCAGTTTGCTGGGCATTAAAATTATGTCATTAAATCTGCTTTTAGAAAACGAAGATGATCCTGTTATCTGGCGCGGACCTATTATCGCCGGTGCAGTTAAACAATTTTGGACCGATGTAGAATGGGGTAAACTGGATTACTTGCTGCTGGATTTACCACCGGGCACAGGCGATGTACCACTGACTGTAATGCAACAAATTCCATTAAACGCACTGGTAATTGTTACTTCTCCACAGGATTTGGCCTCCATGGTGGTGCGTAAGGCGGTACGCATGGTAGAACTTATAGAACCTCCGGTACCAATACTGGGTATGGTGGAAAATATGAGCTACTTCGTATGTCCCCACTGTAAAGAAGAGTCGCAAATATTTGGTAAAGGTCACGGAGAATCGGCTGATAAGTTAAATCTGCCTATGCTGGCTGTACTGCCTATAGACGGTAAATTTGCTGACTTGTGTGATAAGGGCCGCATTGAAGAGTACGAAACCGATGCATTTAAAAACTTTCCACAGCTGATGAACCAATTAAACAGTGGTGTATCATAG
- a CDS encoding DnaD domain-containing protein, with product MKVKNSKAVKKYRGGNITAAFGAELLVHGTTGIPNLLLKYYKKMDLSDSEMMLLINLIRFRTNEQNLYPTVEELGQWVNGGAEKAAYLLERLLEKEIVAITQYYDYGMDAVVDGLDFEPLYEKLSELWACDKVQEIEQTENLLDKSTRNSKVISEDVPSSTLDEGQVLNICTVFEREFARPLSPIEVDRIRQWVNETDSVIIMEALRRAVLMGKNNFRYIDAIIMEWRKNNLRTLQDIARYDEEFQQRRASRGTVDFKRQQKSTGSPQGMDERKKMFDSLLMS from the coding sequence ATGAAAGTTAAAAACAGCAAAGCGGTAAAAAAATACCGGGGCGGCAATATCACTGCCGCATTTGGAGCGGAACTACTGGTGCATGGAACCACCGGTATACCAAACCTCCTTTTAAAGTATTATAAAAAGATGGATCTTAGTGACAGCGAAATGATGCTCTTGATTAACCTAATTAGGTTTCGTACCAATGAACAAAATCTTTACCCCACAGTGGAGGAATTGGGCCAATGGGTAAACGGCGGGGCAGAAAAGGCAGCCTACTTACTGGAAAGGTTATTAGAAAAGGAGATAGTGGCAATTACCCAATATTATGACTATGGTATGGATGCAGTGGTGGACGGGCTGGACTTTGAACCGCTGTATGAAAAATTATCTGAGCTTTGGGCCTGTGACAAGGTGCAAGAAATTGAGCAAACCGAAAATTTATTAGATAAATCAACCCGGAACAGCAAGGTGATTTCGGAAGATGTGCCAAGCTCGACCCTTGATGAGGGACAAGTACTGAACATTTGTACCGTCTTTGAACGGGAGTTTGCCCGACCGCTGTCGCCAATAGAAGTGGATCGTATTCGTCAGTGGGTAAATGAGACCGACAGTGTAATTATTATGGAAGCACTGCGGCGGGCGGTGTTAATGGGCAAAAATAACTTCCGCTACATAGATGCCATAATTATGGAGTGGCGCAAAAATAATCTGCGTACCCTGCAAGATATTGCTAGGTATGATGAGGAGTTTCAGCAGCGTCGGGCCAGCCGGGGGACAGTGGATTTTAAAAGGCAGCAAAAAAGCACCGGGTCGCCCCAGGGAATGGACGAACGCAAAAAAATGTTTGATTCTTTGCTAATGAGTTAA
- a CDS encoding ATP-binding protein, producing MAECELCGGRGLIIKKGVATRCPCMKKKAFKAVYRRSGLTPLMQQCTFENFNFQYYAEDKFDEVKGYSYAQTARLTYNAAKEFTERFLKDPHTEGLMFTGPVGSGKTYLACCIANEVIQKGSRALFVVVPDWLDQIRSTYSPQGAREVNEQTLIDEAREVPLLILDDLGVHNYTQWTVNKLYSLINYRLNHCLATIVTTNLTALELSEHLGERTTSRLFQICKAYRLLVDKNIRYVNYLRTP from the coding sequence ATGGCAGAATGTGAGTTATGTGGCGGCAGAGGTTTGATCATAAAAAAAGGAGTGGCTACCAGGTGCCCCTGTATGAAAAAAAAGGCCTTTAAGGCTGTTTACCGGCGCTCTGGCTTGACACCCTTGATGCAGCAGTGTACCTTTGAAAATTTTAATTTTCAATATTATGCCGAAGATAAGTTTGATGAAGTAAAGGGCTACAGCTATGCCCAAACAGCCCGCCTAACTTACAATGCAGCCAAGGAATTTACCGAGCGTTTTTTAAAGGATCCCCATACCGAGGGGTTAATGTTTACAGGACCGGTGGGCAGTGGTAAAACATATTTGGCCTGTTGTATTGCTAACGAGGTTATACAAAAGGGCAGCAGGGCCCTATTTGTGGTGGTACCCGATTGGCTCGATCAAATACGGTCTACCTATTCGCCCCAAGGGGCCCGGGAAGTAAATGAGCAAACCCTGATTGATGAGGCCCGTGAGGTACCGCTTTTGATTTTGGATGACCTGGGAGTACACAATTATACCCAGTGGACTGTTAATAAGCTGTATTCCCTTATCAATTATCGCCTTAACCATTGCTTGGCGACCATTGTCACCACCAATTTAACGGCTTTGGAACTTTCAGAGCATTTGGGTGAACGAACAACTTCTCGGCTGTTTCAAATCTGCAAGGCTTATCGTTTGCTGGTGGACAAGAATATAAGGTATGTGAATTATTTAAGAACCCCCTAA
- a CDS encoding cell wall hydrolase, with amino-acid sequence MNIKIRLLAVTLATAMVLLLVLSGVAMAGEDTVPPEIQIALEEPSESGNLYVVQQGDTLYAISRNHNITVGTLMRHNGLKTTTIWPGQKLYLPHSDQAKVAEVLSRSNYNVTRDDIMLMARLIHAEARGESFMGKVAVGAVILNRIDSPLFPNTIRDVIMEKTSHVYQFSPVGDGSINLEPCEKSIEAALEALSGVDPTGGALFFYNPEATTDQWIRSLPVVTRIGNHLFASTRA; translated from the coding sequence ATGAACATAAAAATCCGTTTGCTCGCCGTTACATTGGCAACTGCCATGGTACTTTTATTAGTGCTCAGTGGGGTGGCGATGGCAGGTGAGGATACGGTGCCGCCAGAAATTCAGATTGCCCTTGAAGAGCCGTCTGAATCTGGTAACCTTTACGTGGTACAGCAAGGAGATACGCTATATGCAATTAGCAGAAACCATAATATTACAGTGGGCACATTGATGAGGCACAATGGTTTGAAAACCACTACCATTTGGCCGGGACAAAAATTATACCTGCCCCACAGTGACCAAGCAAAGGTGGCAGAGGTGCTATCCCGCAGTAATTACAATGTCACCAGGGATGATATTATGCTGATGGCACGTTTGATACATGCCGAAGCCCGCGGGGAAAGTTTTATGGGTAAGGTAGCGGTGGGGGCGGTGATATTAAACCGCATTGATAGCCCACTTTTTCCAAATACAATTCGCGATGTGATAATGGAAAAAACATCGCATGTTTACCAATTTAGCCCGGTGGGAGATGGGTCAATTAATTTAGAACCGTGCGAGAAGTCAATTGAAGCGGCACTGGAAGCTTTAAGCGGCGTAGACCCCACAGGCGGCGCACTGTTCTTTTATAACCCAGAAGCCACCACAGACCAATGGATTCGTTCATTGCCTGTGGTAACGCGAATTGGCAATCACTTGTTTGCATCCACCCGGGCGTAA
- a CDS encoding transglycosylase domain-containing protein, producing MKNKWHLILLIFLSFLMLTGCSLKGLPDPQVPEASRVLDSSGQLVTTIGEQNRIPVNLEDVSPHMSQALLAIEDTRFYNHKGIDVMGLARAAYVNLRARKVVEGGSTITQQLAKNLYLTHDRTVVRKLKEMYYAIQLERHYTKDEILNQYLNAVYFGQGAYGVEAAARIYFQKKASELTLAESAMLAGFVRGPGIYPEPGNFDLAKERQALVLQRMAEVGYISDTEREQAADEIIELAVAPLATRRAAYFVAEIIEELGSILPGGKEAIYTQGLQIETTLDLKMQLAAEQAVAEILEDRDDELQAALVAINPENGHITAMVGGRNYGESQFNRALAKRQPGSAFKPFVYATALEQGLTAANTYFCKPTEIPQPVGEPYRPSDYGEKYHYRSFTLKEALKISDNVVAVQVNNQVGPRAVADLARRLGIQSKLDPVHSLALGTSEVSPLEMASAFGVFANGGIAAKPIYFTRVMDRDGQELISRRTELSRVMDERHSYIITDMMKSVFEPGGTAEHLSRIINRPAAGKTGTTDNYNDAWFVGYTPQVTAAVYVGYDVGNQEEGGTRPVGTGSAVAGPIWASFISNALSDETPEDFTVPSGIVFREVSARDGLLPSPATADTIEVAFIEGTEPVITSTGDRRRPGPGQSLREPDRFGEDEDEDEGDELDLERQRFTFPWNTLLRGRKYNFLNGN from the coding sequence GTGAAAAATAAATGGCATCTTATCTTGCTGATATTTTTATCTTTCTTAATGCTGACAGGATGCAGCCTAAAGGGCTTGCCTGACCCACAGGTACCCGAGGCCTCAAGGGTGCTGGACTCCTCCGGGCAGTTAGTCACCACCATAGGGGAGCAAAACCGTATTCCTGTTAATTTAGAAGATGTATCACCCCATATGAGCCAGGCCCTGTTGGCAATAGAAGATACCCGGTTCTACAATCATAAGGGAATAGATGTGATGGGACTGGCCCGGGCGGCATATGTGAATTTGCGCGCCCGGAAAGTTGTAGAAGGTGGGAGCACCATCACCCAGCAGCTGGCTAAAAACTTATACCTTACCCATGATCGTACAGTGGTACGCAAACTGAAAGAAATGTACTATGCCATACAACTGGAGCGGCATTATACTAAAGATGAGATATTAAATCAGTATCTAAACGCCGTTTACTTTGGGCAGGGGGCTTACGGTGTAGAAGCGGCAGCGAGGATTTACTTTCAGAAAAAGGCCTCAGAGTTGACATTGGCCGAAAGTGCCATGTTGGCCGGTTTTGTTAGGGGGCCGGGCATTTATCCTGAACCGGGCAACTTTGATCTTGCCAAGGAAAGGCAGGCCCTTGTGCTGCAGCGAATGGCGGAGGTGGGATATATTTCAGACACCGAAAGGGAGCAAGCGGCAGATGAAATTATTGAATTAGCTGTGGCACCATTGGCTACCCGCCGGGCAGCATATTTTGTGGCTGAAATTATTGAAGAGCTGGGAAGCATTCTGCCTGGCGGTAAAGAAGCCATATACACCCAGGGCTTGCAAATAGAAACCACCTTGGATTTAAAAATGCAGTTGGCTGCTGAACAGGCTGTGGCTGAAATACTGGAAGACAGAGACGATGAACTGCAGGCAGCCCTGGTGGCCATAAACCCAGAAAACGGACATATAACTGCCATGGTGGGTGGCAGAAATTACGGAGAATCACAGTTTAACCGGGCCTTGGCTAAGCGACAACCGGGCTCTGCCTTTAAACCATTTGTTTATGCCACTGCCCTAGAGCAGGGATTAACGGCGGCAAACACTTACTTTTGCAAACCCACAGAAATACCTCAACCGGTGGGTGAACCATATCGTCCATCGGATTATGGGGAAAAATATCACTACAGGTCTTTCACCCTTAAAGAAGCCTTAAAGATATCCGATAATGTGGTGGCAGTGCAGGTGAACAATCAGGTGGGGCCCAGGGCGGTGGCAGATCTGGCAAGGCGTTTGGGCATACAGAGCAAACTGGACCCGGTGCATTCTTTGGCCCTGGGTACTTCAGAGGTATCCCCTTTAGAGATGGCCTCAGCCTTTGGGGTCTTTGCCAATGGAGGCATTGCCGCTAAGCCAATTTACTTCACCAGGGTGATGGACAGGGACGGCCAAGAGTTGATCAGCAGGCGCACTGAACTTAGCAGGGTGATGGATGAGCGTCATTCCTATATTATTACCGATATGATGAAAAGCGTATTTGAGCCGGGGGGCACTGCAGAACATTTGTCTAGGATAATAAACCGTCCGGCAGCGGGCAAAACGGGCACCACAGATAACTATAACGATGCCTGGTTTGTGGGTTATACCCCCCAGGTTACGGCAGCGGTTTATGTGGGTTACGATGTTGGTAACCAGGAGGAAGGGGGTACCAGACCGGTGGGTACGGGCAGCGCGGTGGCAGGTCCTATCTGGGCCAGTTTTATTAGCAATGCCTTGAGCGATGAAACTCCCGAGGATTTTACAGTTCCGTCGGGCATTGTTTTCCGGGAAGTAAGTGCAAGGGACGGTTTACTGCCATCCCCGGCCACCGCCGATACTATAGAAGTGGCCTTTATAGAGGGAACAGAGCCGGTGATAACTTCCACCGGAGACAGACGCAGGCCTGGGCCGGGGCAGTCTCTTAGGGAGCCGGACCGATTTGGAGAGGATGAGGATGAAGACGAAGGAGATGAGTTAGATTTAGAAAGGCAGCGATTTACTTTTCCCTGGAATACTTTGTTACGGGGCAGGAAATACAACTTTTTAAATGGAAATTAA
- the selD gene encoding selenide, water dikinase SelD has product MTKASGUAAKIGPDTLSQVLRCLPRINDRNLLVGLDTSDDAAVYQVSADVAVIQTLDFFPPMVDDPFVFGQIAAANALSDVYAMGGRPVLALNIVCFPSCLPTDVLAEILKGGADKVNEAGAVIAGGHSVQDDEPKYGLAVTGLVHPDEMLSNATAAPGDVLVLTKPLGTGIINTAVKGNLADDEAISQAVKYMAMLNATAAQGMIEVGVNACTDITGFGLLGHAAELARASKVALEIWGDKCPVLPGTKELARMGMIPGGAYTNRQYLGDDVSIKESVAREIQDILFDPQTSGGLLISVPEERVDQLLKEMQRRKVPAVAVGTVKPAAQHLISVI; this is encoded by the coding sequence ATGACCAAAGCTTCCGGCTGAGCGGCCAAAATCGGGCCCGATACCTTATCGCAAGTTTTGCGATGCTTACCTCGAATAAATGACCGGAATCTATTGGTTGGCCTTGATACGTCAGATGATGCCGCCGTCTATCAAGTAAGTGCTGATGTGGCCGTCATCCAAACGCTGGATTTCTTTCCGCCCATGGTCGATGACCCCTTTGTGTTTGGCCAAATTGCAGCTGCCAACGCCCTCAGTGATGTATACGCCATGGGTGGCAGACCGGTACTGGCTTTAAATATTGTTTGCTTTCCAAGTTGCCTACCCACCGATGTGCTTGCCGAAATTCTAAAGGGCGGTGCTGATAAGGTTAATGAGGCCGGTGCAGTGATTGCCGGGGGTCACTCGGTGCAAGATGATGAACCCAAATACGGTTTGGCAGTCACTGGCTTGGTGCATCCGGATGAAATGTTATCAAATGCCACGGCGGCACCGGGTGACGTACTGGTACTTACCAAACCCCTGGGCACAGGAATAATAAATACCGCAGTGAAAGGTAATTTAGCAGATGATGAAGCTATTTCTCAGGCAGTAAAGTATATGGCGATGCTAAATGCAACCGCTGCCCAAGGGATGATTGAAGTGGGGGTAAATGCCTGTACCGATATTACCGGCTTTGGCCTGCTGGGCCACGCCGCAGAATTGGCCAGGGCCAGCAAGGTGGCCCTGGAAATATGGGGCGATAAATGTCCGGTGCTGCCGGGGACAAAAGAGCTGGCCCGAATGGGCATGATCCCTGGGGGTGCATATACCAATCGACAGTATTTAGGTGATGATGTTAGCATTAAAGAAAGTGTGGCCAGAGAAATACAAGATATATTGTTTGACCCCCAGACCTCCGGAGGGCTGCTGATCAGTGTGCCGGAAGAAAGGGTTGACCAACTGCTAAAGGAAATGCAACGAAGGAAGGTGCCGGCAGTGGCGGTGGGAACTGTTAAACCTGCTGCCCAACACCTAATTTCTGTAATATAG
- the yedF gene encoding sulfurtransferase-like selenium metabolism protein YedF, producing MSYREIDNCKLACPQPVINTKKALEEIEQNGTVVSVVDNRVAKENVTRFAQNAGYEVSSVEKEGKFFITIKKGEGAQPFKTESGPEAAGGTIYSVTTDSLGQGPPELGFVLMKAFMKTINELSPPPAAIIFMNTGVKLACKGSAVLEDLTSLQQKGAEILACGTCLDFFGLKDELKVGKVSNMFEIVEKMGSGKVITIA from the coding sequence GTGAGCTACAGAGAAATTGATAACTGCAAGCTGGCCTGTCCACAACCGGTAATCAACACAAAAAAGGCCTTAGAAGAAATAGAGCAAAACGGCACAGTGGTGTCTGTGGTAGACAACCGGGTGGCCAAAGAAAATGTAACCCGATTTGCTCAAAATGCCGGATATGAAGTTTCATCCGTTGAAAAAGAAGGCAAGTTTTTTATTACTATCAAAAAAGGGGAAGGCGCCCAGCCTTTTAAAACAGAAAGTGGCCCAGAAGCGGCCGGCGGTACCATTTATTCCGTTACCACCGATTCTTTGGGCCAAGGGCCACCGGAATTAGGATTTGTGCTTATGAAGGCCTTTATGAAAACCATTAATGAACTATCGCCGCCCCCGGCAGCTATAATTTTTATGAATACCGGAGTAAAACTGGCCTGTAAAGGTTCTGCAGTCTTAGAAGATCTAACGTCATTGCAGCAAAAGGGCGCTGAAATACTGGCCTGTGGTACCTGCCTGGACTTCTTTGGTTTAAAAGATGAATTGAAGGTGGGCAAGGTCAGTAACATGTTTGAAATAGTGGAGAAGATGGGTTCAGGGAAAGTTATTACCATAGCTTAA
- a CDS encoding flavodoxin family protein has product MKVIAVNGSPRKNWNTATLLQKALDGAASVGAQTEITHLYDLKYRGCISCFSCKRKGGALGRCAMQDDLTNVLDKISSCDLLLLGTPIYFSNITGMMLSFLERLLFSTMTYNLGDRSTFQGKLSSAFIYTMNVPSDLMEKLGYKALFNHYKSLLERLGGPSEILVSNDTYQFDDYSKYEASMFNEKHKAQVRAKQFPIDCQKAFEMGARLVESNIKALLNN; this is encoded by the coding sequence ATGAAGGTAATTGCTGTAAACGGAAGTCCGAGGAAAAACTGGAATACCGCAACCTTGCTGCAAAAGGCTTTGGACGGTGCAGCTTCTGTGGGGGCACAGACGGAAATAACTCACCTGTATGACTTAAAATACAGGGGCTGTATCAGTTGTTTTTCCTGCAAAAGAAAAGGCGGCGCCTTGGGGCGCTGTGCCATGCAGGACGATCTGACAAATGTTTTGGATAAGATCAGCTCTTGTGACCTGCTTTTACTGGGCACTCCAATCTATTTTTCAAACATCACGGGGATGATGCTGTCATTCTTAGAGCGACTGCTGTTTTCGACCATGACCTATAACCTTGGGGACCGCTCCACCTTCCAAGGAAAGCTTTCATCCGCTTTCATTTATACAATGAACGTCCCTTCGGACTTAATGGAAAAGCTTGGTTACAAGGCCCTGTTCAATCATTATAAATCCTTGTTGGAACGCTTGGGCGGCCCTTCTGAAATTCTTGTCAGCAACGATACCTATCAGTTCGATGATTACTCCAAATACGAGGCCTCCATGTTCAATGAGAAGCACAAGGCTCAGGTAAGGGCAAAACAGTTCCCCATCGATTGCCAGAAGGCATTTGAGATGGGTGCCCGCCTAGTGGAAAGTAACATAAAAGCTCTCCTCAACAACTAG